Proteins from a genomic interval of Terriglobia bacterium:
- a CDS encoding TIGR03435 family protein encodes MQAQAKRLSFEVASIRQAVDAPRQAVAAAGRTDGAQFRVSGLTVKDYVGMAYRLKLNQISAPDWMTTDRFDIVATLAEGSDPAQVPEMMQALLEERFELKSHREKKDFPVYALRVAPAGFKAAEIPLDAPAGPAEGKAAQTFTRSGSGQGIAVDLGHGSSFNFANNKFAAKKVTMASLAGMLERFVDRPVLDMTEVNGSYDIEFDLAPEDYRVMLIRAAVAAGLVMSPNALRVLDGSPSPTSMYDGLARFGLKLESSRSPLDVLVVDAARKTPTEN; translated from the coding sequence TTGCAGGCACAGGCAAAACGACTGTCGTTTGAGGTTGCATCGATCCGGCAGGCGGTCGATGCGCCACGGCAGGCGGTTGCGGCGGCCGGACGCACCGACGGCGCCCAGTTCAGGGTCAGCGGGCTGACTGTTAAGGACTATGTCGGCATGGCCTATCGATTGAAGCTGAATCAGATCTCAGCTCCGGATTGGATGACGACCGATCGTTTCGACATTGTCGCCACGCTGGCTGAAGGAAGCGATCCCGCGCAGGTACCTGAAATGATGCAGGCGCTTCTGGAAGAGCGTTTCGAGCTGAAAAGCCATCGGGAAAAGAAGGATTTTCCGGTTTATGCGCTCCGAGTCGCGCCGGCCGGCTTTAAGGCAGCGGAAATTCCGCTCGATGCGCCGGCAGGTCCGGCGGAAGGAAAAGCCGCTCAAACATTCACGCGATCCGGCTCCGGACAGGGGATCGCCGTCGATCTCGGACACGGTTCATCGTTCAACTTCGCGAACAACAAGTTCGCCGCAAAGAAAGTCACGATGGCATCGCTTGCCGGAATGCTCGAGAGGTTTGTGGACCGGCCGGTTCTGGACATGACCGAAGTCAACGGATCCTACGACATCGAATTCGACCTGGCACCCGAAGACTACCGAGTCATGCTGATTCGGGCCGCTGTCGCCGCCGGACTCGTGATGTCGCCCAATGCCCTGCGAGTCCTCGACGGTTCTCCGTCGCCCACATCGATGTACGACGGCCTGGCAAGGTTTGGATTAAAGCTCGAAAGCAGTAGAAGCCCGCTGGACGTCCTTGTTGTCGACGCTGCGCGAAAAACGCCGACCGAAAATTAA
- a CDS encoding glycoside hydrolase family 99-like domain-containing protein: MGHKYDYQIDLNDDGAPARVVRMAGRGKRVLEIGAGPGSMTRVLRDSFGCRITALEIDESVIPSLTPFCEQVYRVDLNNPAWPEALASESKFDVIILADVLEHLYDPWTLLPRLKNLLAEDGYIVVSIPHTGHNAVIACLLGEDVEYRDAGLLDKTHIRFFGMKNIQALFDNAGLAITLAEFVVRLPEETEFAAAWDRLPGALRTQLLKNEFGDVYQVVAKVVPMEFATERISLLGLRTPPLPAGSGDERVAPVGPSEKVRLMAFFLPQFHPTPENNLWWGKGFTEWTNVTKAEPLFAGHYQPHLPADLGFYDLRLRETRHEQIALAKEYGIDGFCYYYYWFSGTRILNRPLDDMLRDPESDMPFCLCWANENWTRRWDGADHEILIAQKYLPTDDLEFIRSVIPFFNDSRYIRLNGAPFLIVYQPQHLPDPQKALDSWREYCEQAGVGPIHLCAALTNDNENYAKLGFDSGLQFPPHNRKCGSVNDQVDFYTPFHGCVVEYADLAQSYLDESYPHSNVFRTVSPSWDQTARVGSRAFITLNGTPANYEYWLKESIRRTTEDFPAQDRFVFINAWNEWAEGCHLEPDRRFQRQFLEATLRVKTNRSEKHSFEDKGIPTPVEPVTSAAARLNDVQQDLAIEARQRETAEQDLAEERKRLAAVYEGIEKTHQEAAKLQREVAMLRQELTSEREAGSKLASDLSVQRETQEEAMAALEQQLQAVKQELSAAYSSLSWRLTRFLRG, translated from the coding sequence ATGGGCCATAAGTACGACTACCAGATCGACCTCAACGACGACGGCGCGCCGGCCAGAGTCGTTCGTATGGCCGGCCGGGGAAAACGTGTATTGGAGATTGGAGCGGGGCCCGGATCCATGACCAGGGTCTTGCGCGATTCATTTGGCTGCCGCATCACGGCCCTGGAGATTGACGAGAGCGTGATTCCCTCGCTTACACCTTTCTGTGAGCAGGTATACCGCGTCGATCTCAACAATCCTGCCTGGCCCGAAGCACTCGCAAGCGAATCGAAATTCGACGTGATTATTCTCGCGGACGTCCTGGAACATCTTTACGATCCATGGACACTGCTGCCGCGCCTCAAGAACCTGCTCGCCGAGGATGGTTACATCGTGGTCTCTATACCGCACACCGGCCACAATGCGGTGATCGCATGTCTACTCGGCGAAGACGTCGAATATCGCGACGCAGGCCTGCTCGACAAAACACATATTCGTTTCTTCGGCATGAAGAATATCCAGGCTCTTTTCGATAACGCGGGCCTGGCCATCACGCTTGCGGAGTTCGTGGTCCGGTTGCCCGAAGAGACCGAGTTTGCCGCAGCCTGGGATCGGCTGCCGGGCGCTCTGCGCACGCAGCTTTTAAAGAATGAATTCGGAGACGTCTACCAGGTCGTCGCGAAAGTAGTGCCGATGGAGTTCGCAACGGAAAGGATTTCGTTGCTCGGACTGCGGACGCCGCCCCTCCCGGCCGGCAGCGGGGATGAAAGGGTTGCCCCCGTCGGGCCCTCAGAAAAAGTCCGGCTTATGGCCTTCTTTCTGCCGCAATTTCATCCGACTCCCGAAAACAACCTGTGGTGGGGGAAAGGATTCACCGAGTGGACCAACGTCACGAAGGCGGAGCCCTTATTCGCAGGCCATTACCAGCCGCATCTGCCGGCAGATCTCGGCTTCTACGATCTTCGTCTGCGCGAAACACGGCACGAACAAATCGCCCTGGCAAAGGAATACGGTATCGACGGCTTCTGCTACTACTACTATTGGTTCTCCGGAACGCGCATTCTCAATCGCCCGCTCGACGACATGCTCCGAGACCCGGAAAGCGACATGCCTTTCTGTCTCTGCTGGGCCAATGAAAACTGGACGCGCCGGTGGGACGGAGCCGATCACGAGATTCTGATTGCACAGAAGTACCTGCCTACAGATGATCTCGAGTTCATCAGGAGCGTTATTCCCTTCTTCAACGACTCCCGGTACATCCGGTTGAATGGCGCCCCTTTTCTGATCGTCTATCAGCCACAGCATCTCCCGGATCCCCAAAAAGCGCTCGACAGCTGGAGAGAATATTGCGAGCAGGCCGGTGTCGGACCAATTCACCTTTGCGCAGCGCTCACGAACGACAATGAGAATTACGCGAAACTTGGCTTCGACAGCGGCCTGCAGTTTCCTCCGCACAATCGTAAATGCGGCAGCGTGAATGATCAGGTCGACTTCTACACACCGTTTCACGGCTGTGTTGTTGAATACGCGGACCTCGCACAGTCTTATCTCGACGAGAGCTATCCGCATTCGAATGTATTCCGGACCGTCAGTCCGTCCTGGGATCAGACCGCGCGGGTCGGATCACGCGCATTCATCACGCTGAACGGCACACCTGCCAACTACGAATACTGGCTCAAAGAATCCATTCGCAGAACGACCGAAGACTTCCCCGCCCAGGATCGATTTGTCTTTATCAATGCCTGGAACGAATGGGCCGAGGGCTGTCATCTCGAGCCGGACCGCAGGTTCCAGCGGCAGTTTCTCGAAGCCACTCTGCGGGTAAAGACCAATCGCTCGGAAAAGCATTCGTTCGAGGACAAAGGCATACCAACACCGGTCGAGCCGGTTACAAGTGCCGCGGCCAGGTTGAACGACGTTCAACAAGATCTGGCGATTGAGGCGCGGCAGCGCGAAACGGCCGAACAGGATCTGGCCGAGGAAAGAAAGCGATTGGCCGCGGTCTATGAAGGAATCGAGAAGACGCATCAGGAGGCCGCGAAGCTGCAGCGCGAGGTCGCAATGCTTCGGCAAGAGCTCACTTCCGAACGGGAAGCCGGATCGAAACTGGCAAGTGATCTTTCCGTTCAAAGGGAAACTCAAGAGGAAGCCATGGCTGCGCTCGAGCAGCAACTGCAGGCCGTCAAACAGGAACTATCCGCCGCATACAGTTCCCTTTCCTGGCGCCTCACACGGTTTTTGCGAGGCTGA
- the mqnE gene encoding aminofutalosine synthase MqnE, whose protein sequence is MTDLNAIQGKVERGERLSFEEGVDLFRSNDIVMLGRLANVTRERLNGDRTYYNVNRHINYTNVCVIDCQLCQGAYARKPGQDGSYTMLLEEVFRFAEQQYSDSLTEFHIVGGLNPELPFEYYLDVLRGLKHRFPAVHLKAFTMVELDFFTKVTRQPLEWVIEQLAGAGMGSCPGGGAEIFAERARPLIAGHKMSGPRWLEVAKAVHKADIRSNATMLYGHIETLEERVDHLVRLRELQDETGGFNCFIPLAFHPEHTVYAHLPTTTGMDDLKVIAVSRLMLDNFPHIKAYWVTLTPALAQIALRFGADDLDGTIVEERIIHGAGTPTSQGMTREQIEKLIRDAGRIPIERDTLYNPIQRVFAS, encoded by the coding sequence ATGACGGACTTGAACGCAATTCAGGGCAAGGTAGAACGCGGGGAGCGGCTTTCCTTTGAGGAGGGCGTTGATCTTTTCAGATCAAACGACATCGTCATGCTGGGCCGCCTTGCGAATGTGACACGCGAGCGCTTGAATGGCGACCGCACATACTACAACGTCAACCGGCATATCAATTACACCAATGTCTGCGTCATCGACTGCCAGTTGTGCCAGGGTGCCTATGCGCGAAAGCCCGGCCAGGACGGGAGTTACACCATGCTGCTCGAAGAGGTGTTTCGCTTTGCCGAGCAGCAATACTCGGATTCGTTGACCGAGTTCCATATCGTCGGCGGGCTGAATCCGGAATTGCCTTTCGAGTACTACCTCGACGTCCTGCGAGGCCTGAAGCATCGATTTCCGGCGGTTCATCTCAAAGCATTTACGATGGTTGAGCTGGACTTCTTCACGAAGGTCACGCGTCAACCGCTCGAATGGGTCATCGAACAGCTAGCAGGCGCCGGCATGGGCAGCTGTCCGGGCGGTGGCGCCGAGATTTTCGCGGAAAGAGCGAGGCCTTTGATTGCCGGTCACAAGATGTCCGGTCCGCGCTGGCTCGAAGTAGCGAAGGCCGTTCACAAAGCAGATATCCGTTCGAATGCCACCATGCTGTACGGACACATCGAAACACTCGAAGAGCGTGTCGATCATCTGGTCCGGTTGCGCGAGCTCCAGGATGAAACGGGCGGCTTCAACTGTTTTATCCCGCTAGCCTTCCATCCCGAACATACGGTATACGCGCATTTGCCGACGACGACAGGAATGGACGATCTGAAGGTGATCGCTGTTTCGCGTTTGATGCTCGATAATTTCCCGCACATCAAGGCCTATTGGGTTACCCTCACACCGGCGCTGGCTCAAATCGCGCTTCGGTTCGGCGCCGATGATCTCGACGGCACAATTGTCGAAGAGCGCATTATCCACGGAGCCGGAACCCCGACGAGTCAGGGAATGACTCGAGAGCAGATCGAGAAACTCATTCGCGATGCCGGCCGCATTCCGATCGAGCGGGATACCTTATATAACCCCATTCAACGCGTTTTTGCCTCTTAA
- a CDS encoding TylF/MycF family methyltransferase produces the protein MESKGISEKDLIEQSPSAALSGVERLRDAYLSLMEKCLAGTIYQDKAFQAVGQGIYDASIREVGRDWPSMAHTMIGVRRLSNLRTLAERVIQERIPGDLIETGVWRGGACILMRAVLHAYNVTDRRVWVADSFEGVPAPDPQKYPADNGSDYHKFLELSVPLETVRGNIEKYGLLDAQIVFLKGWFKDTLPSAPIQRLALLRLDGDLYESTIVALNALYDKLSSDGYVIVDDYHVVPGCKHAIHDFLASRNIAPQIREIDGVGVYWQKP, from the coding sequence ATGGAATCCAAAGGGATATCTGAAAAGGATCTCATAGAGCAAAGCCCGTCAGCGGCTCTCTCCGGCGTGGAACGGCTGAGGGATGCATATCTATCGCTGATGGAGAAGTGTCTGGCTGGAACGATTTACCAGGATAAAGCTTTTCAGGCCGTCGGCCAGGGCATTTATGACGCATCCATCCGGGAAGTCGGCCGCGATTGGCCGTCGATGGCGCACACCATGATCGGCGTCAGGCGTCTATCCAACCTGAGGACGCTGGCCGAGAGAGTCATACAGGAACGCATCCCGGGTGATCTGATTGAAACGGGCGTCTGGCGTGGCGGAGCGTGCATTTTAATGCGTGCCGTGCTGCATGCCTACAACGTGACGGACCGCCGCGTCTGGGTGGCGGATTCCTTCGAAGGCGTACCGGCTCCGGACCCGCAGAAGTATCCCGCGGACAATGGATCGGATTACCACAAGTTCCTGGAGCTCTCGGTTCCGCTTGAAACGGTACGCGGCAACATCGAGAAGTACGGTCTGCTCGACGCTCAGATTGTATTTCTCAAAGGATGGTTCAAGGATACCTTGCCCTCGGCGCCGATCCAACGTCTCGCATTGCTTCGCCTGGACGGCGATCTTTACGAATCGACGATCGTTGCGTTGAATGCCCTGTACGACAAACTCTCCTCCGACGGTTATGTCATCGTCGACGATTACCACGTGGTCCCCGGGTGCAAGCACGCCATTCACGACTTCCTGGCATCCCGGAATATCGCGCCCCAAATCCGCGAAATCGACGGCGTCGGCGTGTACTGGCAGAAGCCGTAA